One Diospyros lotus cultivar Yz01 chromosome 1, ASM1463336v1, whole genome shotgun sequence genomic window carries:
- the LOC127794524 gene encoding uncharacterized protein LOC127794524 — MIYLIAFGFGDGESDRSWIWFLTKLRKAIGVREDLVIVSNRHQSIANAMSRVFPFVPHVFCFFHLKQNLKKRYRQRKDVMTAFYLAAYSYTTIECDTYLAEIQSMHPQTHLTLMEARPKKWSRAYCPRKRYSMMTTNIVDDRRAAAARLKTIVTSAAVAHVNLAHAKTLDRGCRVVPVIQGNKYLVQHAKEGDVIVDIVASTCSCRKWDIDQMPCLHAIAVSSFMRVHYHMLCHSYYTVDWVRRAYAPPINPLPNKAAWILLAYVRQMVILPPVQRRQPGRPRNGRIPSMGEACRRKKCGKCGKLGHNSLGCPNEWTSSIGESSTTTTPESRGAARASARASRKCNICKKTGHTRRRCPIQLSIPGDDNIINEENNQ; from the exons ATGATTTATCTCATTgcttttggatttggagatggTGAGTCTGACAGATCATGGATATGGTTTTTGACGAAATTGAGAAAGGCTATCGGAGTGCGAGAAGATTTAGTCATTGTTTCTAATCGTCACCAAAGCATTGCGAATGCGATGAGTCGTGTCTTCCCTTTTGTCCCacatgtcttttgtttcttccaccttaagcaaaacttgaagaaacgTTATAGACAACGAAAAGATGTGATGACTGCATTCTACCTTGCAGCATACAGCTACACCACAATAGAGTGTGATACATACTTGGCAGAAATACAATCGATGCATCCTCAGACTCATCTGACATTGATGGAAGCAAGACCGAAAAAGTGGTCACGAGCATATTGTCCAAGAAAAAGATATTCCATGATGACCACTAACATTGTCGa TGATAGGCGTGCTGCAGCTGCCAGACTCAAAACCATTGTAACCTCCGCTGCAGTGGCACATGTCAATTTGGCGCATGCCAAAACATTAGACCGAGGATGTCGTGTAGTTCCTGTAATACAAGGGAACAAATACCTCGTGCAACATGCAAAGGAAGGCGATGTGATAGTTGACATTGTTGCGAGTACATGTAGTTGTCGCAAGTGGGACATTGATCAAATGCCATGTCTTCATGCAATTGCTGTTAGCAG TTTCATGAGGGTGCACTACCATATGCTTTGCCATTCATATTACACCGTAGATTGGGTCAGACGTGCATATGCACCTCCCATCAATCCTCTCCCTAACAAGGCTGCTTGGATTCTTCTAGCGTACGTCAGACAGATGGTTATACTCCCACCTGTGCAAAGAAGACAACCGGGTAGACCGAGAAATGGTCGGATTCCTTCCATGGGGGAAGCTTgtcgaagaaaaaaatgtggaaaatgcggTAAACTAGGACACAATAGTCTTGGTTGCCCTAATGAATGGACTTCCTCCATTGGAGAGTCGAGCACAACCACTACTCCAGAATCCAGGGGCGCTGCTAGGGCCTCTGCAAGGGCAAGCCGGAAATGCAACATTTGTAAAAAGACTGGACACACTCGTCGTCGGTGCCCTATACAGTTGTCAATTCCAGGTGATGATAATATTATCAATGAAGAAAACAATCAATAG